ttcggcggggcgtgcagcgtggcgtcgcggGCTCACAAGTGCTTTGAGCAGCGTGcgctaaggccgctactatacgtttacatttgtttaacatgcacgccgcacgccccgccccactagacgcccaactcgagcgtccactcaggccttacacctaGAGAGAGTGTCGAGCAACTGGCTCACAGAGCACAGAGGTACAAGACCGAGAACGGTGGAAgaggttggaggaggcctaaTCTCCTGAGTCCCTGAGGCCTTTATTAAGGATTAATTCAAAtcgaattttgaattaaaatggaATAGAATACAAGAAGGTTCCAAATTAAAAACTGGAATAATGACAAGGGGGACTCAGGAGGCTATACCCGGAAGGGGTCCAAAAACGTAATTAgattagtataaaatagtataattGGTTACGGAATAAAAaggcttttttttattgttttgaatGAGGGTAGATCGAGCGCGAGGGTAGAACTTTGCActcacccgctatcttcagttacccgtgaacaagatgcatgaaactgcgtcgaaatatcgggagctcgaaaacaatacaaaaggtaatcacggttcatatcccgttcgatataagtctatttagtgaaactaaccgtgaatcattcaaaactgttatgggGTTGCTCTGCGATTTCAGCCTGTTTTGAATAATTTCAATGCAAATTACATTTCGAATGgagcattgacatagatatctagggactggctttacgggcaataataatgaggcatgacaggggccagtacagcggtgtgaaatcgctacaacgcgattggttgatgagttcgcatcacgcgcgcgatttgttgacgagttcgcattacgcgcgctattggttgcaactagtcgcgttagactgcacgattggctagaattcgtgggtagcaccgctgaactagtacgatatttagtgccccattagcccgtccttagacattatacgtcaatggaatGGAGtaaatagtgtttttttttttctgattctgTGTAGAAagttaccatcaggtgatccgtctgctcctttgcgtcctatatcataaaaacacCGTGCGACATGCATAACatgtaaaatactttataaacttAGTGTTGAAATTAAGCTGGCactcaatttaaattaagttcacAACTTTCGAGTCATAAAAGTGAAAATATCAAAGTAAAGCGCCAGTTAACTGAACTTTAACTCACAAGTTTGCTACTCTCGGATTTTAAAAGTTAACCCGGGAAAATGAACTAAATAATTTTCGTAGCCATGAGGACAGAATTTGTGTGAATAAAATGAGTTAAACATTGTATGTATCATTTGAGGTCAGTCAGCCAATAGAGGGTCATAGCGCTGGTTTCTGTCCATgctctatacttcgtttttttagcattagaaataatgtaaacaatcttgatgtgtcttttaattgaaaaacacattttaaaaataagttacggtaaatatgtaacaattatgaatctaatacgatcttttatagtcttctgctttcataagtaatagttattgatttttaaaaagtgtttttcaattaaaagacatgtcaaaatcgcttaccttctttcaagttctttctaatgctaaaaaaacgaactatagttttcgtccacttgacagattcgcaaataaaatatttgaattttaattttctacttgcgaaataatcatttttatgtagatagatatattgttttgacagtgcaatacgtacaaatttgtgcagcgatataggtttatattcaaatttcctcaagtggacgaaaactagagctggacgcaaactaacgcacctaccctatatTACTATTGCTATAATAAGAAGGATGCTTAAAATGCTTACTCTAATACATGTCTACGAAACTCACAAGGCCAAAAACCatataattacaattattagcGAGCTTAAAACTTATTAAAACTAAGTTTTACTATCTTTTCCACAGACctataacttatttattattaggtaataaGTTATGCggcaaaaagtaaaaataataagttatgTCATAAGGACAGccttgtatggagtgagcatttCGAATAAAGCTGATAAtagaatagaggtcaaatcCAACATGCTTTGTTTTCAGagtaatagaaaatagaaacGGATCGGATAATTTCCTTCTTCATTCCTTTTGCTGAATGacaagtttttcttgttacgTTGCTTTCATCTGTTGAAATGATATTATAACAAAACGTTTCTACAGTCCACTTATCCACGTTACTTAGGTACGCGAGACAAGAACACTTCTCGTAATACCTACGTTATTACAAAATGTACGCCTATTAGCGTACCGTACACACTTTCCTTCATTCCAAAAGCGAGGGAAATTCCTTTGCATGTTAATAACGGTATTCGCCTCAAAAGGAGAAATTTTTCAAAAGCGTTCGATTTTAACAAACGCGGAACGCGACCGGTATACAATAGAGCTAATAATCGTTTCCTAACACGTATATTAGTCACGGATATTCGTTTAACTACTGAAAACAATGTAGAACTTTCATCTGTACAATCTATGGGTTTCTATGACCGACTGTGTGTATTACACCTTATTTATTTACGAGACGTCAAACTGGCCAGTTCAGTtcgaatttcaaaattaaaaaagtaagcCGTGCACTGGCTGTTTAGAAGTTCCTTCgcgatttaaaaagtaaaagccCGGGTCATTTACAAAGTTATAATATTTTGaggttaaaaataacaatgttgaaagcgattatatttttttctgcgttACTGGTGTGTTGCTACTGTGAAGATAATTCGTTGATAGACGAAGCGAGGGCAAAAAAGAAGAAAAGTGTAGCTCGTCTCTGGAGTAAGTGAtaagaaagtttttattaagtaaCTTTTACTCTAAAACAGCGGTcagcaaccttttagcagccaagggccacatagtaggtaacgaagttgacgcgggccacactttgttaatatttatgactagactagacattgtcgtttgtcaatattacatacaaaatagccagggaggctcgcgggccgcaagtgacaggttcacgggccgcatgcagcccgcgggccgcgggtagccgaccgctgctctacaaGCTTATGGTGCCTATGGGACCCACATTATGGTGCTATTGTTTGTCTCTCGTGTTAAGTGAAcgatatttttgttgttttgtttcGGATGTAAGTATTTAAGCTGTCTCTTCCCTATTAAGTACGTCCTAGGGCCCGTTtcgcaaaagcttgtaacttgtaatacaattgtaagtccctttctaacaaaagctgtcaaaaggtgacatccgcttgtattacaagttacaagcttctgAGAAAGGGGCCCCTTCTGTCATAGCTGTGTCATTGTCATGTTACTATAGTGTTTGTATTGATTTTTGGGACACTAATATTTCCAGTAGGCCGGACATAGCCTAAGTGATATGTTAAGATTTACTAAGTGGAAAACGTTTTCTCCCtaaatggaaattgtatgaaaaaaaaaaataccttttgTCAGTAGCTATACTTTCCTCTTAGTATTATGTATTCaaacattaatattattttgaattCAGCAGCCCACAAATTGCGAGGCTCGTTGCATTCATATTTAAAACGAAAGCATATGTCACCGAAAATCTTATAAGTTAAAAGTGATGCCAAGTCTAACCAGCTTCTTCACTTATAttcatacaattttaaatatctGCCTCCTTTAGATAAACATGtgttttgtctctttctaacataCACATATTATTGTGTCGTAGTCGATGGGCATAAACAAATTGGTAAtacatacgtaggtatatttggtcaaacaaatttgtcagtaaataaaaacaaagaaaaactatacattttataaggtacctactcatcctttccttttgggtgctagtactagtgtaaggcaAAGATAGTATggttatctctgtctatgtttgaaatgagacagtcctttgacaaactataggtacGAGTTTTTTTAAAccaagggctcatttagacggtgcgagaactcgcatgcgagttttattatattgcgtcatttgatcggtcggctgaattgatgtaacctaaatgttccgcaatgtaactaaaatcgtatacgagttcgcgcgccgtctaaatgagccttaaggGAGGCTCGACTCAAAATAAGTTACGAACAACTATAAAGTATAAATGTttgtattatacagggtgcttcctgtaacaggagcaataaattaaactaaaggctgtactcctcaaactgaccaacgtttgttcagcaacttttaaaaattatgaatcctttagacttcctctttttcatacaaagtaaATATTGCCTTAAAtttacgctgacatcagtgggttttacgttgcttgtcacgctttaaacataacaatatttgcaatacattgcgtcttagaataaactttaaagtgtaataaaaatcaaaacatgagttattttcaaaagttgctgaacaaatgttacagtttaatttattgcccgttaTTCCATTGCTTCACTGTTCATTATTATATTGGACTATCGCTGGCACGTGCAAGTTACCAAACAGATAAACGGATAAAAATATACAACTAATTAATAAAAGGTACTTatttacagtcagctgcagaagttgctaagcgctGGAGGTGTAAAAAATGAACTGAACACAACATTATTAATACGAGAATAATAGTGTGCAAGTCATTTTGAACATATAGTTTACAACCTTTAGTTTAGATGGTCTTGGCAAAGGCGCTACCAAGCACTCAGATAAATTTAGAAATGTTAATACAGATTATGGTAAATACACAAATACAGGAAATACATTGGCTAAAATGCCGTAGGGAGCGATTTGTATGCATAGAAGCCGTCACATACGAATTTACGAAATAACTTACAAAGAGGTGTATCTTTTTCGATCTTTAATTTGGATAAAATGCTTTACGTGCTTGAGAATAATGGCGATATTGAAAAATCACACGGATTATGATACGAGAATGGGTTAACAGCCGGTAGATTAGCGAATGGCTCTCATGACTCCGAACTGAGCTGTGACCGACCCGAATACGAGCAGCTTacgtaaaactaaataaaatatttattaacatcTACTACTCATGTCTACAGAGAGcccactctctctctctctgtagACATAGTTGTGTTATATTGTGGTTATTTCCATAAACACGACTGTTCAGAGAAGAAACGGTAATCCAATCCACCGGACACCTGTGTCAGATACGGCTCGGTGTAACATGCGCCTTGCTTATCGCTACATGTCGGCGTTGTGACACTACCCTAATTTCCATGCTAAATACCACTCGGACGATTTCCATGAATAATTTCGGTGGGAATTTTGTTACTAATTTGTTGTTTGATATACGTTCTCTAATCAGCCGTGTTACAAACTGTAGGTAATGtctatatttaggtacatttgaaaatttaatatatatagaattgttattttttgtaGCAAAGATGCTCTCGCTcgtgtaattaaattaaacttggCATCATAATTCCCGTCCTGACCTACGTAGAACAGACTTATTTGACAAAAGTTCAGAAATCCGTCAGGCTTGTCAGTGCTTATactccgagtcgtaattagattccaaaaaaagtaagacaatgttgccactttttactagcgcggcttgtatttatgtaaaaataagtaaataaaagtactactttaaatcgtaggagtaaaattaccaataaataaattatcttagcgtgtttatttataaaaaggaatttactattttacaatcaaattattgcagtggcaacattctcttactttttttggaatcgaATTACGACTCGGAGTTTCGAGCATGGAGCGTAATATAATATTCtcggcgtgaagttgaccgatcGCATCAAAAACACTACGCTCCAAAACTACTGATCTTGAAACCTTTGATAGGAAttggtgggagacgggtcaaggCCGGGATATGTGGAAAGAGAGGAGGTCAAACTaaatactaatcaatatgtaaacaggccctaaggcaagtgtacacggtCGTAGGGGCCTTATAAGATAAAATAAGTTCATTGATTATTTCGAAACTGGAGCTAATTAGAATACCGGTTTCTAtgagaaagttacttaatttaacctgaggaatgcacccttgaaattaacggacttACTGTTAACTTTTGTCATCGTGGCAAATAATATATTGCGTTTATTAACCATTTGCTTTCTTCTCCTTCCAGTAATGATCATCCTCTTCATCTTCTCAAAAGTGGCTATCCTCAAAATCGTCTCGGTGTTCCTGTTCATGGCCTTCTTTCAGAAGTTCTGCTACATCATCGGCCTCCTCATCAGCTACTTCATGAAGAACCGCGAGGCCATGAGGCCTGTGGCCTCCCCGTCTACCCTGTACGGACCCCCGGCCGACTATAACACTATAGGGTACAGCTACGGACCCCCTGAGAGCGAACCGTTCACGAACCATGGGAATCCCGGTTCCGGGTTTCCGGATTTGGGAAACTTTAATTGGCCATTCAAGAGGAATTagattatttatgtaggtatttgttaggtatttattatattaaatataagtttttatatgttgtttttatttactactaacaGAGCAGTCTACTACTACTTTGCTTACTGTCATATCAAGGGCATATTGTACGAAGTTAATATACATACAGGACTGCCGGTGGACAAGCGGCAGATTTCCGATTATTATCATTCATGTTTTTGTTCTGGTTTATGTTTTAGTTACCTTTTAAATCTAATTTTGAAATCGGAAATCTGCAACTGGACGCCAGGGGATTATCTCCAGCCTTAACTAGATATTTATCACGCCTTAACATAATCTacatgaaacaatatttttcacaaactaCTATAGCACACTTTGAATTATTTCGCAGTTCGTTTCCTTCACTGAAAAACAACTGGTACCGAAATATcagataccgtaaaatggggtgagtaggtgcaaaactgacattcaaacctcgataacattttatttttaaatatccaaactgaatggtgtataggtatataataagtgttccggacgtatgtattttagtttttattttattttgggtagttccatttcataactttgacgataaacaggaaatcccacctcaccccataGTCCCTCgttttggggtgagttgggttttcatacaaaggagattttggaagattcttggatcgatttttttttaattatgagtattactatagctccattttaaattggaataagtacattatttttatagcagtagccttaaaaatccatctcaccctCCTTtaatcccttctctccccatttataaccc
This region of Cydia amplana chromosome 4, ilCydAmpl1.1, whole genome shotgun sequence genomic DNA includes:
- the LOC134647445 gene encoding uncharacterized protein LOC134647445; translation: MLKAIIFFSALLVCCYCEDNSLIDEARAKKKKSVARLWIMIILFIFSKVAILKIVSVFLFMAFFQKFCYIIGLLISYFMKNREAMRPVASPSTLYGPPADYNTIGYSYGPPESEPFTNHGNPGSGFPDLGNFNWPFKRN